The following coding sequences lie in one Kitasatospora azatica KCTC 9699 genomic window:
- a CDS encoding ABC transporter permease, producing MNDALTSARRILLHYRHAPGLVAASLAVPVLMVVVFGYVFGSAMNVPGNYREFLLPGLLAMVAVNGIMPTMVGSARDLDRGAADRIRPTALGWSVLLLAVCGPLAVRSYVRHGR from the coding sequence ATGAACGACGCACTCACCTCGGCCCGTCGGATCCTGCTGCACTACCGCCACGCCCCCGGCCTGGTCGCCGCCTCGCTGGCGGTGCCGGTGCTGATGGTGGTGGTCTTCGGCTACGTCTTCGGCAGCGCGATGAACGTCCCCGGGAACTACCGGGAGTTCCTGCTGCCCGGCTTGCTCGCCATGGTCGCCGTCAACGGGATCATGCCGACCATGGTCGGCTCCGCCCGCGACCTGGACCGCGGCGCGGCCGACCGGATCCGGCCGACGGCGCTGGGCTGGTCGGTGCTGCTGCTGGCGGTCTGCGGCCCGCTCGCGGTGCGCAGTTACGTCAGGCACGGTCGGTGA
- a CDS encoding AAA family ATPase: MRRRLDLVACLVTRPPVLFLDEPTTGLDPRSRGEIWDAVRELTDTGSTVLLTTQYLDEADRLADHVLVIGQGRAIADGPPDRLKASIGARVEVAVGSVAELPEAARVVARLTGGEPQTDPHRLLVVAVSRPGRETSLPHLVRELDAAGVAARDVALRTPTLDDVFLALTAGAAEQVAA, from the coding sequence CTGCGCCGCCGACTGGACCTGGTCGCCTGTCTGGTCACCCGGCCACCGGTGCTCTTCCTGGACGAGCCGACCACCGGCCTGGACCCCCGCAGTCGCGGTGAGATCTGGGACGCCGTGCGGGAGTTGACCGACACCGGCAGCACCGTGCTGCTCACCACGCAGTACCTGGACGAGGCCGACCGGCTGGCCGACCACGTGCTGGTGATCGGCCAGGGCCGGGCGATCGCCGACGGCCCACCGGACCGACTCAAGGCCTCGATCGGCGCCCGGGTCGAGGTGGCCGTCGGCAGCGTGGCCGAACTGCCGGAAGCCGCCCGGGTGGTGGCCCGGTTGACCGGTGGCGAGCCGCAGACCGACCCGCACCGGCTGCTGGTCGTCGCCGTCTCCCGGCCCGGCCGGGAGACCTCGCTGCCGCACCTGGTCCGGGAGTTGGACGCAGCCGGGGTGGCCGCCCGGGACGTCGCCCTGCGCACACCCACGCTGGACGACGTCTTCCTCGCGCTGACGGCCGGCGCCGCGGAGCAGGTGGCGGCCTGA
- a CDS encoding nucleotidyltransferase domain-containing protein: protein MDATEQVVARFVAELRRSVPLLAVWAHGSLALGDYQPGRSDLDLLAVIERALDPGEQAALTALHRTLEDTAPLARKLHCSYLVQGRLGDPAERHLTWAHRELFTRPVSVVTRRELALGGRTFFGPPPGELVPPVSDEELAQAIRADLREFWMPATARWRRWLRDDWVDVGLFTLARASVTLRTGELLTKSQALAVLPEFGVSVELLRDLANRRYGRAVSQTWRWRRRRADEVRRVLRAGIARVA, encoded by the coding sequence ATGGACGCGACTGAGCAGGTGGTGGCGCGGTTCGTGGCCGAGCTGCGGCGGAGCGTGCCGCTGCTGGCGGTCTGGGCGCACGGCTCGCTGGCCCTGGGTGACTACCAACCGGGGCGCAGCGACCTGGACTTGCTGGCGGTGATCGAGCGCGCCCTCGATCCCGGCGAGCAGGCCGCACTGACTGCCTTGCACCGCACGCTGGAGGACACCGCACCGCTGGCCCGGAAGCTGCACTGCTCGTACCTGGTCCAGGGGCGTCTTGGCGACCCCGCTGAACGCCATCTCACATGGGCTCACCGGGAGTTGTTCACCCGGCCGGTCTCGGTGGTGACCCGTCGCGAACTCGCGCTGGGCGGGCGGACCTTCTTCGGGCCGCCGCCGGGGGAGTTGGTTCCGCCGGTCAGCGACGAGGAGTTGGCCCAGGCGATCCGGGCCGACCTGCGCGAGTTCTGGATGCCGGCCACCGCGCGGTGGCGGCGCTGGCTGCGCGACGACTGGGTGGACGTCGGCCTCTTCACGCTGGCCCGGGCCTCGGTGACGCTGCGCACCGGGGAGCTGCTGACGAAGAGTCAGGCGCTCGCGGTGCTGCCCGAGTTCGGCGTCTCGGTGGAGCTGCTGCGGGATCTGGCGAACCGCAGGTACGGGCGTGCGGTCTCGCAGACCTGGCGCTGGCGCCGGCGTCGCGCGGACGAGGTGCGGCGGGTGCTGCGGGCGGGGATCGCGCGGGTGGCGTGA
- a CDS encoding RsmB/NOP family class I SAM-dependent RNA methyltransferase codes for MSTTPAKRAPRPHRRPKKDPARIVAFRALRAVDERDAYANLILPSLLREAEQKQGMDRRDAALATELVYGTLRQQGSYDAIIAACIDRPLREVDPPVLDVLSLGAHQLLATRIPSHAAVSATVELARVVLGDGRAKFVNAVLRRISAQDFDAWIAQVAPPYEQDAEDHLAVVHSHPRWVVAALWDALGRWQPGSAGRAAIEELLRADNERPEVTLVARPGRIAVTELAEALPESTPGRWSPYAVRLAEGGDPAGVTAIQQNQAGVQDEGSQLVALALAAAPLDGPDRVWLDGCAGPGGKAALLGALAAERGAALVASERQPHRARLVARALDGNPGPYTVITADGTKPAWRPGSFDRVLVDVPCSGLGALRRRPEARWRRRPEDVAGFGPLQRDLLRSALDSVRVGGVVGYATCSPHLAETRAVVDDVLRERAGSVAWVDARPLLPGVPALGEGPDVQLWPHLHGTDAMYLALLRRTS; via the coding sequence ATGAGCACCACCCCCGCCAAGCGCGCCCCCCGTCCGCACCGCCGGCCGAAGAAGGACCCGGCGCGGATCGTCGCCTTCCGCGCACTGCGCGCCGTCGACGAGCGCGACGCCTACGCCAACCTGATCCTGCCCTCGCTGCTGCGCGAGGCCGAGCAGAAGCAGGGCATGGACCGGCGCGACGCCGCGCTCGCCACCGAGCTGGTCTACGGCACGCTGCGCCAGCAGGGCAGCTACGACGCGATCATCGCCGCCTGCATCGACCGGCCGCTGCGCGAGGTGGACCCGCCGGTGCTGGACGTGCTCTCGCTCGGCGCGCACCAGCTGCTGGCCACCCGGATCCCCAGCCACGCGGCCGTCTCGGCCACCGTGGAACTGGCCCGGGTGGTGCTCGGCGACGGGCGGGCCAAGTTCGTCAACGCCGTGCTGCGCCGGATCAGCGCGCAGGACTTCGACGCCTGGATCGCCCAGGTCGCGCCGCCCTACGAGCAGGACGCCGAGGACCACCTGGCGGTCGTCCACTCGCACCCGCGCTGGGTGGTCGCCGCGCTCTGGGACGCGCTGGGCCGCTGGCAGCCCGGCTCGGCCGGGCGGGCCGCGATCGAGGAGCTGCTGCGCGCGGACAACGAGCGCCCGGAGGTCACCCTGGTGGCCCGGCCCGGGCGGATCGCCGTGACGGAACTGGCCGAGGCGCTGCCGGAGAGCACGCCGGGCCGCTGGTCGCCGTACGCGGTGCGGCTGGCCGAGGGCGGCGACCCGGCCGGGGTGACGGCGATTCAGCAGAACCAGGCCGGCGTGCAGGACGAGGGCAGCCAACTGGTCGCGCTCGCGCTGGCCGCCGCGCCGTTGGACGGTCCCGACCGGGTCTGGCTGGACGGCTGCGCCGGCCCGGGCGGCAAGGCCGCGCTGCTCGGCGCGCTGGCCGCCGAGCGGGGCGCCGCGCTGGTCGCCTCGGAGCGGCAGCCGCACCGGGCCCGGCTGGTGGCGCGCGCGTTGGACGGCAACCCCGGCCCGTACACCGTGATCACCGCCGACGGGACCAAGCCGGCCTGGCGGCCAGGCAGCTTCGACCGGGTGCTGGTGGACGTGCCGTGCTCCGGTCTCGGCGCGCTGCGCCGCCGGCCCGAGGCGCGCTGGCGCCGCCGTCCCGAGGATGTCGCGGGCTTCGGGCCGCTGCAGCGCGACCTGCTCCGCTCGGCGCTGGACTCGGTCCGGGTGGGCGGCGTGGTCGGCTACGCGACCTGCTCGCCGCACCTGGCGGAGACCCGCGCGGTGGTGGACGACGTGCTGCGGGAGAGGGCGGGCAGCGTGGCGTGGGTGGACGCCCGGCCGCTGCTACCCGGCGTGCCGGCGTTGGGCGAGGGGCCGGACGTGCAGCTCTGGCCGCACCTGCACGGCACGGACGCGATGTACCTGGCGTTGCTGCGCCGGACGAGCTGA
- the fmt gene encoding methionyl-tRNA formyltransferase produces the protein MRLVFAGTPEVAVPALEALLASDRHEVVAVVTRPDAPAGRGRKLVASPVGQRAAEAGIEVLKPEKPGDPEFLARLTELAPDCCPVVAYGALLRDPALDIPAHGWVNLHFSLLPAWRGAAPVQHAVLGGDQVTGASTFRIERGLDSGPVFGVITEEIRPTDTSGELLDRLARSGAGLLVATMDGIEDGSLLAVPQPADGITLAPKITVEDARIDWAHPALRIDRLVRGCAPAPGAWTTFRGERLKLSGPVKLLTGAAELGIGELAVSKNSVRVGTGSHEVELGEVQPQGKKPMRAADWARGVRIESGELLGV, from the coding sequence TTGCGTCTTGTCTTTGCCGGAACCCCCGAGGTCGCCGTCCCCGCCCTGGAGGCCCTGCTCGCCTCCGACCGGCACGAGGTGGTCGCGGTGGTCACCCGTCCCGATGCTCCCGCCGGGCGTGGGCGCAAGCTGGTCGCCAGCCCGGTCGGCCAGCGCGCGGCGGAGGCCGGGATCGAGGTGCTGAAGCCCGAGAAGCCCGGTGACCCCGAGTTCCTGGCCCGGCTGACCGAGCTGGCCCCCGACTGCTGCCCGGTGGTCGCCTACGGCGCGCTGCTGCGCGATCCGGCCCTGGACATCCCCGCACACGGCTGGGTCAACCTGCACTTCTCGCTGCTGCCCGCCTGGCGCGGCGCGGCTCCCGTGCAGCACGCGGTGCTGGGCGGCGACCAGGTGACCGGCGCCTCGACCTTCCGGATCGAGCGCGGCCTGGACTCCGGCCCGGTGTTCGGCGTGATCACCGAGGAGATCCGGCCCACCGACACCAGTGGTGAGCTGCTGGACCGGCTGGCCCGCTCCGGCGCCGGGCTGCTGGTCGCGACCATGGACGGCATCGAGGACGGCAGCCTGCTCGCCGTCCCGCAGCCCGCCGACGGGATCACCCTGGCGCCGAAGATCACCGTCGAGGACGCCCGGATCGACTGGGCCCACCCCGCGCTGCGGATCGACCGCCTGGTGCGCGGCTGCGCGCCCGCGCCGGGTGCCTGGACCACCTTCCGGGGCGAGCGGCTCAAGCTCAGCGGGCCGGTGAAACTGCTGACCGGCGCCGCCGAACTGGGCATCGGGGAACTCGCGGTGAGCAAGAACAGCGTGCGGGTCGGCACCGGCAGCCACGAGGTCGAGCTGGGCGAGGTCCAGCCGCAGGGCAAGAAGCCGATGCGGGCGGCGGACTGGGCGCGCGGGGTGCGGATCGAGAGCGGCGAGCTGCTCGGAGTCTGA
- the def gene encoding peptide deformylase, protein MAIQPIRIFGDPVLRAKAQPVTTFDKELRRLVKDLTDTMLDAPGAGLAAPQLGISLRVFTYHVDGVTGHLINPDLSLSEEEQDGPEGCLSLPGLRFDTRRAFGVVARGFNEYGDPVTVEGTQLLARCIQHETDHLDGIVFIDRLDRELRKEALRAIREADWGGGPAPEVRLSPHSTFGPIR, encoded by the coding sequence GTGGCGATCCAGCCGATCCGGATCTTCGGTGATCCGGTACTGCGCGCGAAGGCGCAGCCGGTGACCACCTTCGACAAGGAACTGCGCAGGCTGGTGAAGGATCTCACCGACACCATGCTCGACGCCCCGGGCGCCGGCCTGGCCGCGCCCCAACTGGGGATCTCGTTGCGGGTGTTCACCTACCACGTGGACGGGGTGACAGGCCATCTGATCAATCCTGACCTGTCGCTGTCCGAGGAGGAGCAGGACGGGCCCGAGGGTTGCCTGTCGCTGCCCGGGCTGCGGTTCGACACCAGGCGCGCCTTCGGCGTGGTGGCCCGTGGCTTCAACGAGTACGGCGACCCGGTGACCGTCGAGGGCACCCAGCTGCTGGCCCGGTGCATCCAGCACGAGACCGACCACCTGGACGGGATCGTCTTCATCGACCGCCTCGACCGCGAGCTGCGCAAGGAGGCGCTGCGCGCGATCCGCGAGGCCGACTGGGGCGGTGGCCCCGCGCCCGAGGTGCGGCTGTCGCCGCACAGCACCTTCGGTCCGATCCGCTAA
- a CDS encoding primosomal protein N', translating to MSSEDTTPGAPPEQLALIRETVRRAKPRTWRGAHLAEELPVARVVVDKGLLHLDQYYDYAVPVAMAESAQPGVRVRVRFGARMTSAGRREGGELHDGFVVARLASSDYPGVLAPLAQVLSPERVLTPALLKLSRTIADRYAGTLADVLQLAVPPRHAKAEAEPSPAPLPPPVAPAPGSWQRYPQGPEFLAALTAGHAPRAVWTALPGPDWPQEIALAVASTLAGGRGALVVLPDGRAVARVEQALTQLLGGPERHAVLTADLGPKERYRNWLAVSRGSVRAVIGTRATVFAPVHDLGLLVVWSDGDSSHSDPRAPHPHVREVALLRAAEEGAAVLLGGLAMTVEGAQLLRTGWARPLAAERPVVRETAPRVRTVEDADQARDAAAQAARLPSVAWQAAREGLREGPVLVQVPRRGYVPRLACERCREPARCAHCAGPLEAVGAAEALRCSWCGVPEGEWHCVECGGFRLRAQVVGARRTAEELGKAFPGIPVRTSGRDSVLPGVPAEPALVISTPGAEPVAEGGYAAALLLDGWALLNRPDLRAGEEALRLWLAAAALVRPATRGGVVVVVAEPTARPVQALVRWDPAGHADLELAERAQLGFPPVSRMAAVTGSPAAVADLLGVTRLPDGADILGPVPLPPLRGQEQERALLRVRPGQGGALAAALKAAQIARLALRGAEQVKVRIDPTDIG from the coding sequence ATGAGCAGCGAAGACACCACCCCGGGGGCACCCCCCGAGCAGCTGGCGCTGATCCGGGAGACGGTGCGCCGGGCCAAGCCCCGCACCTGGCGCGGCGCGCACCTGGCCGAGGAGCTGCCGGTGGCCCGGGTGGTGGTGGACAAGGGGCTGCTCCACCTCGACCAGTACTACGACTACGCCGTCCCGGTGGCCATGGCCGAGTCCGCCCAGCCGGGGGTCCGGGTCCGGGTCCGGTTCGGCGCCCGGATGACCTCGGCCGGCCGGCGCGAGGGCGGCGAGCTGCACGACGGATTCGTGGTCGCCCGCCTCGCCAGTAGCGACTACCCCGGGGTGCTGGCTCCGCTGGCCCAGGTGCTCTCGCCGGAGCGGGTGTTGACGCCCGCTCTGCTGAAACTCAGTCGGACCATCGCCGACCGGTACGCGGGCACCCTCGCGGACGTCCTCCAGCTCGCCGTGCCGCCCCGGCACGCCAAGGCCGAGGCCGAGCCCTCGCCGGCTCCGCTGCCGCCGCCGGTGGCCCCTGCCCCCGGCAGCTGGCAGCGCTATCCGCAGGGCCCCGAGTTCCTGGCGGCGCTGACCGCGGGGCACGCCCCGCGCGCGGTCTGGACGGCGCTGCCCGGGCCCGACTGGCCGCAGGAGATCGCGCTGGCGGTGGCGAGCACGCTGGCGGGTGGGCGCGGGGCGCTGGTGGTGCTGCCGGACGGGCGGGCCGTGGCACGCGTTGAGCAAGCGCTCACTCAGCTGCTCGGCGGACCGGAGCGGCACGCCGTGCTCACCGCCGACCTCGGCCCCAAGGAGCGCTACCGCAACTGGCTGGCGGTCAGCCGCGGCTCGGTCCGGGCCGTGATCGGCACCCGGGCGACCGTCTTCGCCCCGGTCCACGACCTCGGCCTGCTGGTGGTCTGGTCGGACGGCGACAGCAGCCACAGCGACCCGCGGGCCCCGCACCCGCACGTGCGCGAGGTGGCGCTGCTGCGCGCCGCCGAGGAGGGCGCCGCGGTGCTGCTCGGCGGGCTGGCGATGACCGTCGAGGGCGCGCAGCTGCTGCGCACCGGCTGGGCCCGCCCGCTGGCCGCCGAACGCCCGGTGGTCCGGGAGACGGCGCCCCGGGTGCGCACCGTCGAGGACGCCGACCAGGCCAGGGACGCCGCCGCCCAGGCCGCCCGGCTGCCCTCGGTCGCCTGGCAGGCGGCCCGCGAGGGGCTGCGCGAGGGGCCGGTGCTGGTGCAGGTGCCGCGCCGCGGCTACGTGCCGCGGCTGGCCTGCGAGCGCTGCCGTGAGCCCGCCCGCTGCGCGCACTGCGCCGGGCCGCTGGAGGCGGTCGGCGCGGCCGAGGCGCTGCGCTGCTCCTGGTGCGGGGTGCCCGAGGGGGAGTGGCACTGCGTGGAGTGCGGCGGCTTCCGGCTGCGGGCCCAGGTGGTGGGGGCCCGGCGGACGGCCGAGGAACTGGGCAAGGCCTTCCCCGGCATCCCGGTGCGGACCTCCGGGCGGGACTCGGTGCTGCCGGGCGTCCCCGCCGAGCCGGCGTTGGTGATCTCCACGCCCGGTGCGGAGCCGGTGGCCGAGGGCGGGTACGCGGCCGCGCTGCTGCTGGACGGCTGGGCGCTGTTGAACCGGCCCGACCTGCGCGCGGGCGAGGAGGCGCTGCGGCTCTGGCTGGCGGCGGCCGCGCTGGTGCGGCCTGCGACCCGGGGCGGGGTGGTGGTGGTCGTGGCGGAGCCGACGGCCCGTCCGGTGCAGGCGCTGGTCCGCTGGGATCCGGCCGGACACGCGGATCTGGAACTGGCCGAGCGGGCCCAGCTGGGCTTCCCGCCGGTCTCCCGGATGGCGGCGGTCACCGGCTCGCCGGCCGCTGTCGCCGACCTGCTGGGCGTCACCAGACTGCCGGACGGCGCGGACATCCTCGGCCCGGTGCCACTGCCGCCGTTGCGCGGTCAGGAGCAGGAGCGCGCCCTGCTGCGGGTGCGCCCGGGGCAGGGCGGTGCGCTGGCGGCGGCGCTGAAGGCGGCGCAGATCGCGCGGTTGGCGCTGCGCGGGGCGGAGCAGGTCAAGGTGCGGATCGACCCCACGGACATCGGCTGA
- the metK gene encoding methionine adenosyltransferase, producing the protein MSRRLFTSESVTEGHPDKIADQISDTILDALLKDDPTSRVAVETLITTGLVHIAGEVTTKAYAPIAQLVREKILEIGYDSSKKGFDGASCGVSVSIGAQSPDIAQGVDFAHEARVEGDEDDLDKQGAGDQGLMFGYACDDTPELMPLPITLAHRLSRRLTEVRKNGTIPYLRPDGKTQVTIEYDGDRAVRLDTVVVSTQHASDIDLDSLLAPDIREFVVEPELQGLTIDTSNYRLLVNPTGRFEIGGPMGDAGLTGRKIIIDTYGGMARHGGGAFSGKDPSKVDRSAAYAMRWVAKNIVAAGLATRAEVQVAYAIGKAEPVGLFVETFGTETVPVLKIQEAVTQVFDLRPAAIIRDLDLLRPIYAQTAAYGHFGRELPDFTWERTDRAEQLKAAAGA; encoded by the coding sequence GTGTCTCGCCGCCTGTTCACCTCGGAGTCCGTCACCGAGGGACACCCCGACAAGATCGCTGACCAGATCAGCGACACCATTCTCGACGCCCTGCTCAAGGACGACCCGACCTCCCGGGTCGCTGTCGAGACGCTGATCACCACCGGCCTGGTGCACATCGCCGGCGAGGTCACCACCAAGGCCTACGCGCCGATCGCGCAGCTGGTGCGCGAGAAGATCCTGGAGATCGGGTACGACAGCTCGAAGAAGGGCTTCGACGGCGCCTCGTGCGGCGTGTCGGTGTCCATCGGCGCGCAGTCGCCGGACATCGCGCAGGGCGTGGACTTCGCGCACGAGGCCCGGGTCGAGGGCGACGAGGACGACCTGGACAAGCAGGGCGCGGGCGACCAGGGCCTGATGTTCGGCTACGCGTGCGACGACACGCCGGAGCTGATGCCGCTGCCGATCACGTTGGCGCACCGGCTGTCGCGTCGGCTGACCGAGGTGCGCAAGAACGGGACGATCCCGTACCTGCGCCCGGACGGCAAGACCCAGGTCACCATCGAGTACGACGGCGACCGGGCGGTCCGCCTCGACACGGTGGTGGTCTCCACCCAGCACGCCAGTGACATCGACCTGGACTCGCTGCTGGCGCCCGACATCCGCGAGTTCGTGGTGGAGCCGGAGCTGCAGGGCCTGACCATCGACACGTCGAACTACCGGCTGCTGGTCAACCCGACCGGGCGGTTCGAGATCGGCGGCCCGATGGGTGACGCCGGTCTGACCGGCCGCAAGATCATCATCGACACCTACGGCGGCATGGCCCGCCACGGCGGCGGCGCCTTCTCCGGCAAGGACCCGTCCAAGGTGGACCGTTCGGCCGCGTACGCGATGCGCTGGGTGGCGAAGAACATCGTCGCCGCGGGTCTGGCGACCCGGGCCGAGGTGCAGGTCGCGTACGCGATCGGCAAGGCCGAGCCGGTGGGCCTGTTCGTGGAGACCTTCGGCACCGAGACCGTGCCGGTGCTCAAGATCCAGGAAGCCGTCACCCAGGTCTTCGACCTGCGCCCGGCCGCGATCATCCGCGACCTGGACCTGCTGCGCCCGATCTACGCGCAGACCGCGGCGTACGGGCACTTCGGCCGTGAGCTGCCGGACTTCACCTGGGAGCGGACCGACCGCGCCGAGCAGCTGAAGGCGGCGGCGGGCGCCTGA
- the coaBC gene encoding bifunctional phosphopantothenoylcysteine decarboxylase/phosphopantothenate--cysteine ligase CoaBC, translated as MNQPRVVLGVSGGIAAYKACELLRRFTESGHQVTVVPTAAALHFVGEATWAALSGRPAAVETWERVHEVPHVRIGQQADLVVVAPATADLMAKAAHGLADDLLTNTLLTARCPVVFAPAMHTEMWEHPATQENVATLRRRGAVVLEPAVGRLTGKDTGKGRLPDPDAIFAACRRVLARGTAAPDLAGRHVVVSAGGTREALDPVRFLGNRSSGKQGYALAVTAAARGARVTLLAANVELPDPAGVDVIRVSSALALREAAHKAALDADAIVMAAAVADFRPAVYAEGKIKKVEGEEPAPVALIRNPDILAELSAQRARPGQLVVGFAAETDNVLVNGRAKLARKGCDLLVVNEVGEAKGFGADTNEAVVLGADGSETVVPDGPKEDLADLVWDLVAVRLV; from the coding sequence CTGAATCAGCCCCGTGTCGTGCTCGGCGTGAGCGGCGGGATCGCCGCGTACAAGGCGTGCGAGCTGCTGCGCCGCTTCACCGAGTCCGGCCACCAGGTGACCGTGGTGCCGACGGCGGCCGCGCTGCACTTCGTGGGCGAGGCGACCTGGGCGGCGCTCTCCGGGCGGCCGGCGGCGGTGGAGACCTGGGAGCGGGTGCACGAGGTCCCGCACGTGCGGATCGGCCAGCAGGCCGACCTGGTGGTGGTCGCCCCCGCCACCGCCGACCTGATGGCCAAGGCGGCCCACGGCCTGGCCGACGACCTGCTGACCAACACGCTGCTCACGGCCCGCTGCCCGGTGGTCTTCGCGCCCGCGATGCACACCGAGATGTGGGAGCACCCGGCCACCCAGGAGAACGTCGCCACGCTGCGCCGGCGCGGCGCGGTCGTGCTGGAGCCGGCGGTCGGCCGGCTGACCGGCAAGGACACCGGCAAGGGGCGGCTGCCCGACCCGGACGCGATCTTCGCCGCCTGTCGACGGGTGCTGGCCCGGGGGACGGCGGCGCCGGACCTGGCGGGCCGCCACGTGGTGGTCTCGGCCGGCGGCACCCGGGAGGCGCTGGACCCGGTTCGGTTCCTGGGCAACCGCTCCTCCGGCAAGCAGGGGTACGCGCTGGCCGTCACCGCTGCGGCGCGCGGCGCCAGGGTCACCCTGCTGGCCGCCAACGTCGAGCTGCCGGACCCGGCCGGGGTCGATGTGATCAGGGTCTCCTCGGCGCTGGCGCTGCGCGAGGCGGCCCACAAGGCGGCCCTCGACGCCGACGCCATCGTGATGGCGGCGGCGGTCGCCGACTTCCGTCCGGCCGTATATGCCGAAGGCAAGATCAAGAAGGTCGAGGGCGAGGAGCCGGCGCCGGTGGCGCTGATCCGCAATCCGGACATCCTGGCCGAGCTGTCGGCGCAGCGGGCCCGGCCCGGCCAACTGGTCGTCGGATTCGCCGCCGAGACCGACAACGTGCTGGTCAACGGTCGGGCCAAGCTGGCCCGCAAGGGGTGCGACCTGCTGGTGGTCAACGAGGTCGGCGAGGCCAAGGGTTTCGGGGCGGACACGAACGAGGCCGTGGTGCTGGGGGCCGACGGCTCCGAGACGGTGGTTCCGGACGGTCCTAAGGAGGACCTCGCGGACTTGGTCTGGGACTTGGTGGCTGTGCGACTGGTGTGA